Proteins from a single region of Papaver somniferum cultivar HN1 unplaced genomic scaffold, ASM357369v1 unplaced-scaffold_11, whole genome shotgun sequence:
- the LOC113328576 gene encoding uncharacterized protein LOC113328576, which yields MLLERRRRRRVYESFQINGAGSSPLSITYIKCSRKSLTDQLLAISKQYKVHEFGLGIMELGKRMNDLLFKSPAKLLWNALKLEMVKHGKVRRFMSSWTTSGIKAGEIYVFFY from the exons ATGCTTCTGGAGAGAAGGAGACGCCGAAGAGTTTATGAATCATTTCAGATCAATGGTGCAGGTTCCTCTCCATTGTCTATCACGTACATCAAGTGTTCGAGAAAAAGCTTGACCGACCAGTTATTAGCGATCAGCAAACAATACAAG GTTCATGAGTTTGGTTTGGGTATCATGGAATTGGGAAAGAGGATGAACGATCTACTGTTTAAGTCCCCCGCCAAACTG TTATGGAATGCATTAAAACTGGAGATGGTTAAACATGGAAAAGTGCGTAGATTCATGAG CTCTTGGACGACCAGTGGAATAAAAGCTGGGGAGATATATGTATTTTTCTACTGA
- the LOC113328569 gene encoding protein SET-like isoform X1, with the protein MMSIEDILDICIEKGREVEDKIKKISDDARLEKLKLDEEYKKKAREGEEMFAVKRKYNDIRKPLYEERKELIKSIPDFWPTAILNYSGLRRFLSKHDKEEIIMFLNSVIVEDGAITFFFDEKNPHFKNTHLTAVYSRTDKGIVQKEGTKILWKDTTTGSENEIPGRYHSLTDVQKKSFFTLFFELKRKTPRKPFDVLLKKIEERLWPTALSYFLNWEITALEAEKGIKHKIALDELKIIHRKLERINDEEYRESEAVEQEFGKKARELQVPIEQKCNKDQRPLYQERNEIVEKFPNFWLLAFLSHYALGDLFSEEDQKIFRFVKSMYVEDEEDVVSGYKITFNFNRNPYFTNTSLTKKISFFEDGVANLSAVDIKWEVKMDIATEYQHDTSVTNISFFTWFFAPRVLKPAYHDEVCGLIKDELWPNAVKYFSNENGSDEEDERPKRLRGMTQPASI; encoded by the exons ATGATGTCGATAGAGGATATCCTCGATATCTGCATAGAGAAGGGGAGAGAAGTTGAAGATAAGATTAAAAAG ATCTCTGACGATGCACGCCTTGAGAAGTTGAAATTGGATGAGGAGTATAAGAAGAAAGCAAGGGAGGGTGAGGAGATGTTTGCAGTGAAACGAAAGTATAATGACATACGGAAGCCTCTCTACGAGGAAAGAAAAGAGCTTATCAAATCGATTCCTGATTTCTGGCCGACTGCT ATTCTTAATTATTCGGGTCTCCGGAGATTCTTGAGCAAACATGACAAAGAAGAG ATCATCATGTTTCTAAACTCTGTGATTGTTGAAGATGGCGCAATTACCTTT TTCTTTGATGAGAAAAATCCACATTTCAAAAATACACACCTCACGGCGGTATACTCACGCACTGACAAAGGAATAGTTCAGAAAGAAGGGACTAAAATCTTGTGGAAG GACACTACAACTGGATCAGAAAATGAGATTCCGGGAAGATATCACTCGCTCACagatgtccaaaagaaaag CTTCTTTACATTGTTCTTTGAGCTTAAACGCAAAACTCCACGAAAGCCTTTTGATGTG CTGCTTAAGAAAATCGAAGAGCGTCTATGGCCAACTGCACTTAGCTACTTCTTAAAT tgGGAGATTACTGCACTGGAAGCAGAGAAAGGAATCAAGCATAAGATTGCTTTGGACGAACTGAAGATTATACACCGCAAGCTTGAAAGG ATTAATGACGAAGAATACCGTGAAAGCGAAGCAGTGGAgcaagaatttgggaaaaaggcAAGGGAACTGCAAGTGCCTATTGAGCAGAAATGTAACAAAGACCAGAGACCTCTTTATCAGGAAAGAAATGAGATTGTCGAAAAGTTTCCAAACTTCTGGTTACTTGCG TTTTTGAGTCATTATGCACTTGGCGATCTTTTCAGTGAGGAAGACCAAAAG ATATTCAGGTTTGTAAAGTCTATGTATGTCGAAGATGAGGAAGATGTAGTATCTGGGTACAAGATTACATTT AACTTCAATAGAAACCCATACTTCACAAACACAAGTCTTACAAAGAAAATCTCATTTTTTGAAGATGGAGTTGCTAACTTAAGTGCAGTTGATATCAAATGGGAGGTTAAAATG GACATTGCAACTGAATATCAACATGACACTTCTGTTACCAATATAAG CTTCTTTACCTGGTTTTTTGCTCCTCGAGTTCTTAAACCAGCGTACCATGATGAG GTGTGTGGGCTAATTAAAGATGAATTGTGGCCGAATGCTGTTAAGTATTTCAGCAAT GAAAATGGAAGTGACGAAGAGGATGAACGACCAAAAAGGCTTCGAGGAATGACACAGCCAGCCTCTATCTAA
- the LOC113328569 gene encoding NAP1-related protein 1-like isoform X2, with amino-acid sequence MMSIEDILDICIEKGREVEDKIKKISDDARLEKLKLDEEYKKKAREGEEMFAVKRKYNDIRKPLYEERKELIKSIPDFWPTAILNYSGLRRFLSKHDKEEIIMFLNSVIVEDGAITFFFDEKNPHFKNTHLTAVYSRTDKGIVQKEGTKILWKDTTTGSENEIPGRYHSLTDVQKKSFFTLFFELKRKTPRKPFDVLLKKIEERLWPTALSYFLNWEITALEAEKGIKHKIALDELKIIHRKLERINDEEYRESEAVEQEFGKKARELQVPIEQKCNKDQRPLYQERNEIVEKFPNFWLLAFLSHYALGDLFSEEDQKIFRFVKSMYVEDEEDVVSGYKITFNFNRNPYFTNTSLTKKISFFEDGVANLSAVDIKWEVKMDIATEYQHDTSVTNIRCVG; translated from the exons ATGATGTCGATAGAGGATATCCTCGATATCTGCATAGAGAAGGGGAGAGAAGTTGAAGATAAGATTAAAAAG ATCTCTGACGATGCACGCCTTGAGAAGTTGAAATTGGATGAGGAGTATAAGAAGAAAGCAAGGGAGGGTGAGGAGATGTTTGCAGTGAAACGAAAGTATAATGACATACGGAAGCCTCTCTACGAGGAAAGAAAAGAGCTTATCAAATCGATTCCTGATTTCTGGCCGACTGCT ATTCTTAATTATTCGGGTCTCCGGAGATTCTTGAGCAAACATGACAAAGAAGAG ATCATCATGTTTCTAAACTCTGTGATTGTTGAAGATGGCGCAATTACCTTT TTCTTTGATGAGAAAAATCCACATTTCAAAAATACACACCTCACGGCGGTATACTCACGCACTGACAAAGGAATAGTTCAGAAAGAAGGGACTAAAATCTTGTGGAAG GACACTACAACTGGATCAGAAAATGAGATTCCGGGAAGATATCACTCGCTCACagatgtccaaaagaaaag CTTCTTTACATTGTTCTTTGAGCTTAAACGCAAAACTCCACGAAAGCCTTTTGATGTG CTGCTTAAGAAAATCGAAGAGCGTCTATGGCCAACTGCACTTAGCTACTTCTTAAAT tgGGAGATTACTGCACTGGAAGCAGAGAAAGGAATCAAGCATAAGATTGCTTTGGACGAACTGAAGATTATACACCGCAAGCTTGAAAGG ATTAATGACGAAGAATACCGTGAAAGCGAAGCAGTGGAgcaagaatttgggaaaaaggcAAGGGAACTGCAAGTGCCTATTGAGCAGAAATGTAACAAAGACCAGAGACCTCTTTATCAGGAAAGAAATGAGATTGTCGAAAAGTTTCCAAACTTCTGGTTACTTGCG TTTTTGAGTCATTATGCACTTGGCGATCTTTTCAGTGAGGAAGACCAAAAG ATATTCAGGTTTGTAAAGTCTATGTATGTCGAAGATGAGGAAGATGTAGTATCTGGGTACAAGATTACATTT AACTTCAATAGAAACCCATACTTCACAAACACAAGTCTTACAAAGAAAATCTCATTTTTTGAAGATGGAGTTGCTAACTTAAGTGCAGTTGATATCAAATGGGAGGTTAAAATG GACATTGCAACTGAATATCAACATGACACTTCTGTTACCAATATAAG GTGTGTGGGCTAA